The stretch of DNA acttattagttgcaatgcttgcaaggcttatgtgatgtgcattaccgagagggcccagagatacctctccgacaatcggagtgacaaatcctaatctcgaaatacgccaacccaacatctacctttggagacacctgtaatgctcctttataatcacccagttacgttgtgacgtttggtagcacccaaggtgttcctccggtaaacgggagttgcataatctcatagtcataggaacatgtataagtcatgaagaaaagcagtagcaacatactaaacgatcgggtgctaagctaatggaatgggtcatgtcaatcagatcattcaactaatgatgtgacctcgttaatcaaataacaactcctttgtctatggttaggaaacataaccatctttgattaacgagctagtctagtagaggcatactagtgacactctgtttgtctatgtattcacacatgtattacgtttccggttaatacaattctagcatgaataataaacatttatcatgatataaggaaataaataataactttattattgcctctagggcatatttccttcactatccaAAGAGTCAGTGTCCACATTAATGCCGGACTAGAGCGGACGCAGCCACTCACTGGCGCcgtcattgaagcggcgcgccggccaaaAGAGCGCTgcccgccgcttcccggtgcacgcgactgctccgcattCAAATGACACGACAATGGCCCGTCCGTTCACCTGTCGCCCACATTGATGGCACGCGGTTATTGAGACATCTCCTCCGCCCCTGCCGcccgccattgctatataaaatgCTGCCGCGTccatagccgtagtcatccgcTTCCGATCCCTCTCCACACCACTGCGATCATGAATTTCTCCCCCGCCAAAGCTCTCTGGGATGGGCTGACACGAGGAACGGGCGCCGACAACCATTTAGATTAGTTAATTACATCTAGCCGGACAAGCTCTGCTTAGTTGATATTAATATAATTATTTCATCCGGTTGTTCGAGTTGGTGTTAGAATATATGCGGCTAGCGTTGGATGGCGTCCTCTCATATTCGTGTCCGTGGATTGATCCCCCTGCCGCAGATGGATGTGGGAGGAAATTTGTGGATTACCGTTAGAGATGCCCTTACAAACCCACGAAAGGCGTATTTTATCTGTTCTCTAGACGTGCCTACACCAAGACCAAGGTATTTTGTTTGAATGCTGAATTTTGATCTTTTTTTGATATTGTCTCTCTTTTTGCTACGCATACCCAAATGGATATATGTGAAGACTATGTTTGTGTGTTCTAGCAGCTTGCAAATTCTCATGAAGAAAAAAAAAGTGGTGATTTGGTCAAGAGATCATCTCATATACTATAACTGTAATCCCTTTATTCAAGGCAGATATTTCATGTGATCTCTTGATTTTCCTCTCCTTATTTCCATGCATGATACCAAATCAGGACGAGGTAACCACACATGAGCATGGGCTGGGCGATCAAGCAAGTCATTAATTACGGGAGAAAATCAAGATAGTTATTTATAGAAGCAACTCCAGAAATGATGCATGTAGCAGGACCAAACGCCAAGAGCTATGGCGTTTGCCCCAAACGCCAAGATGGATGGCGTCTCTATGTCGCCACATAAGCGCCAACTAGGCAAGTGTGGGCCAGGTCCAAACGCCATGCATCCTGACGTCTGCTATACAAACCAGACGCCAAAGATGTTGGCGTGACCAAAAAAGGTTAGATACAAAAATCTTTTCAGAACAAGATCAATTCGTGATTAAGTTTGTAGAAAAGGTCAGAACAGGAATTTTGTCCTGGCCACTGTACTGAGATTAGCTGTGGCCAGCGCGGCACCAGTACGATTGCGCGCCACGGAAGCCAGGCCCCAGGCCCAGAGGAGGGGATAACGTGGGCCCATCCGACTGTCACATCCCGACCATACCCCCATCCATCTTTGCCTTTCTCCTTGTCCGAGATAGGCCAATGGATAAGATCGGCCTGCCTTGCCCATTTCCGGTCCGTCCGTCCGGCTGCTACGCACCACGGTCCAGTTCCCATGTGTGCACGCGCCCAGGAATGAATGTGGTTCGCCGTTCTTGCACATACGCTGCACAGCCTGGACAAGTCAAAATAAAATCCAGTAAAATCtagtactacctctctctcagttagAGGGCATGCGCTtgcccctaggtcgtcaatttgaccaacctaatacaagtcatatattacaaaaaatataacaatataaacttcagatgttctattttcaaaccgtATAATTTTTATGTTATATAAGATGATAAAATTGGTAatctaggtatacgcgtaggacttggaAACTGAAACGGAGGTATTATTGCCTTTTATGCCAAAAAATCCACTTCCTTTTAAggcctcttttaatgcattagttaATAGTCATTTTGCATAGGTCCACGTGTTTAGTATCGTTTCCTTTTGGGGTCACTATAAATGCCCTCTCTCTTCTTTTATTGCTGTGTCACATTTTTTTTGTCTATGTGGCATCTTTAGCACCGATACACCTTCTAGTATGTTAGTCTTGTTGGTAAAATGTTCACATCATCAACCAATAAGTTATCATACAACCACTCCAATAGGCTGTATCTAAGCAATCCAATAGATGATGAGAAAATAAATGTGATTGTTCTCTATTGCATCTTGGAGCTTGTGCAAAGATTATTGGTTATTtacatacaactttgctctctctccatatttattacatgccacatcatcattaTGTCCTAGGTGGGAAATTTACCAACACCAAATTTACAGTTGTTGGAGATGCCTTTAAGGCATCTCTAATGGTTGTAAGATAATTGTTGTTAGATTTTGCCACATAAAATTCTTGATGATGTGTCATACAATAAATGAGGAAAGAAAGGAAGGTTGTAGGTACTCCCTCCGGTTCTTTTTGCcctgcatataagaattgtctgaaaTTAAACTTcccaaagtttgaccatatttatatgaaaaaaaaatcaacTTCTACCATGTTAAAattatacaatatgaaactttaagcCATGACGCATATGCTGGTATTGATTTCACGTTGTGAATATTGGtgtttttttctataaagttggtcaaactttacgaggcttgacttcagacaaatcttatatgcgaactaaaaaagaCCGAAGGGAATACATAAACCAACACCCCTTACACAAACTTCAATGTAAAATGAGAGAGAATTTTATTTATTATCTCACATGCTATTAGACAAGCTAGATACAACACATTGAAGTTGTTGTATGTTAAGGCATGGACGCCGATAACGGCCGAACGTTCGGTCTGGGACCTCCGCACACCGAACGATTCGTTCGGAAGGAATCTGGGCATGGATCGAACGAATTAGTTCGGGACGAGAGGAGCCCCAGCCCGAACACCAAGCATCCCTCCCAACAGCGCGAACACCCTCTCTCCATCGCCCCAACGGGCCTTTTCCCTGAAAaagcaaaaaaggaaaaataagCCCAGTaccaaaacaaaaggaaaaaaagtccACTTTTTTTCTGTGACAAGAAAAAGCCCAGTTTTTGTTGTGCTATGTAAAAATGACATTATTAACTTCAAAAGCAAAAATTGCTACTGGTAAAAAGTAATATATATGTTTTGCAATGACACAAAAGGAAAAAAGTCATGGCAATTCCATATGTCCATACATGGTGGCAAAATAAATTCTTGATTAAAATTGCCACTAGCAATTGTATTGACATGTATGTAAATGTTAGAAATTGCCGTGACAAATATAGGTAATTTTGCCATGTCAAGTAAAAGTTCGTTGGGCTTaaatcatattaaacacataaccaAAATCATATTAAAATTTGCATATATTTGACATGGCAAAAAAAGTAAAATCTGCCATGTTAATAAAGGTCAAATAAATAGTAAAACTTGCCATTACAATAGAAGTTAAAAATTGCCATGGGGATTTCGGTAAATTTCCAAGTTAATAAAGATAAATTAGCCATGACAAATAAAAagtaaaacttgccatggcaataaaagttAAGTATTGCCATAGGGATTTAGTTCAATTTGCCATGTTACTAAGGGTCAATTTGCCATCGGCAAATAAAAAGTAAAACTTGCCATGGTAATGAAATTTAAAAGTTAAATATTGCCAAGGGGATTTAGATAAATTTGCCATGTGAATGAAGGTATATTAGTCATGGGTAATATAAGTAAAAATTGACATGGAAAAAGTTAAATATTGCCATGCGTATTTAGGTAAATTCGCCATGTTAATAAAGGTATATTAGCCATGGCAAATAAATAAAaaaacttgccatggcaataaaagttAAATATTGCCATAGGGATTTAGGtgaatttgccatgatattatagGTAAATTTGCTATGGCAAATAAATAGTAAAATTTGCCATGTCAATAAAACTGAAAACTTGCCATGGGATTTAGGTAAATTTGCCATGTTAAATAAAGGTCAAATAAAAAagtaaaacttgccatggcaatatTTCCCATTTTGTATTGTTTTTGACAATTTAGAGaattgacatggcaaaatgcaatggTTTAAAGGAAAAATTAGAACTGTTGATAGCTATATAGTGGCAATTATATGAAAAGCAACATGGCAAATTGTACTTCAAAATATTTTTGCCATGTGAAACATATCATAAATTGCACGGATCGAAACTTAAGTCGCCATGGGATCGCATCATAATTTGCCATGATTGGCATAGCATAGCGCACGCAACAGATAACGTAGTCTTTGGCATACCATAGCAGGAACAACCCGCATTCACCAGCGGCAGGAAGCGGCAGGAAGCGGCACACACGCACCAGCGGCAGGAATAGCACACACGCACCAGCGGCTATGGCTTCTAGTCTGGACCTCCCGGCGCTCTGCGCGGCTCCTCCGCAGCCTCGACTACTGGACCTCCCGGCGGCCGGCGCGGCTCCTCCGCAGCCCCGGCTACTGGACCTTCCAGCGTCCGGCGCTGCTCCTCCTGGAACACCACGAATTCATCCACCAGAAAGAGGCCCGCGTGTTATCTTAGACTTCTAGCATAAAAGGGGAGAGGAAGGGGTGGCTGAATGCGTCTGACCTTGACGACAGACGCGGAATAAGAGCGGGGATCGGGATCCTGCCGTGCGGGTTGGCGGGGACGGCGGCGGTGGCagatggcggcggagctcgccgagaCCCCCCACCCCACACGCCGACCTCGCATACGACGCCATAGCTGCGGCGTCGAAGGAGTTCGGGGCCGACCGTCCATGGCAGGGATGCGGCGTCGAAGGAGTTCGGGGCCGGCCGTCCATGGTGGGGATGCGGTGGAGGAGATGCCCGCGATCGCTGGAGCCTAGCCATGCCGCTCACCATCCTCACGCCCGGCGACCTGCTCCGACCGCCGGAGGCCTTCGCCGCCGTCCCCGCCTGCCCAACGCTGGCATCTGATGTTGTGTAGTGTGGATAAGAGAGTGGGAGGAATGGGAGGAGAACGAGGGAGTGGTTCGGGTGACTTTGGCTTCCTCCCGAACGACTCCCAGTGATGACGTGGCAAGCGCAGGCCGCCAAGATTGGTGCGACGGCACGAGATTGTTCGGGAGGAGATGCTAAAATCCGGACGTTCGGAAATTATTGATTCCGTAAGATATTAATTGATGACATGGCATATTTTATCAACAAATTAACATACAAACTGTTGGAGATGTTCTTCGAGCACTGTGAAGGGCCTAATGGACGCGTCGGAACGACCGATCTTCTCGGAGTAAAGGCGGGGAGGGAAAAAGACTCGAGAGCATTCAGGCTGCATGGCGCGGCGTATGGGCCGTCTCGTGCTGGCCGGCCGGGGTCGCCATCCGTACGTCGTCGGGCGGTCCCGGCGAAGGGAGGAGCTAGAGCTCATGTACTACGTCAAGCTGCCGGGACCGTGACGTACCGTGCCGTGCATACGAGGTGTGTGGCTAGTGACTCGGGTTTCGGTGGGTGGCAGCAGCTGGCGTGTCCGGTCGGGGCCGTTTAATGGGTCACACACTGCGACCGCGTTCGTCTCCGGCCGACGGCCAATTCTTTGGCGCGTGACCGCAGTAACGCTCGCTTGCTGCTGCCTGACCGCGCCGTGCATATCCGGATGACATGTGTCCCACAAAGCGTGGCTGGCTCGATCACGTTTGACCGGTGCGTCTCGACGTACGTATTTATTTGGCTTGCTACGTACGTTACGCGTCCCCGATCGATCCAGTGCCTACCACGTGCCACGTACTCGAAACCCACTACACTACCTCCGTGGGTAGTACGTAGTTGCAACAGAGGCCAGAAAAGCAAAATCTCCCACGGATTACGTTCACCTGCATTGCATTGCATTACAGCGAGGAACAGTCGTGATCCATCCATGTGATAAGATGATGTTTGGTTGGCATCGAGCCAGCTATCCGGAAGCAGATATTTTACGCGAGTTTCCTGCAAACTGAGGTGTTAGataggaaaaaaattatatgagaccatgtCTCACGGTTAGCAGGTAAGACCCGTCTTAATGGATGACACGTGACATTCAGAAATTTCAAAGTATCTAATCTTCTCCCGCTGATTTCAAGTGAGGATGGATAGATGCTttatgatttgtgaatgccacgtgtcatttaTTAGGAggtctcatagaatttttttccGTCTAGGTACAATGAGATGAGCATGCAACGCATCCATGTCCAAATCTCGGCTGAGCGCCACACCGCGCGTCTCTTTTCAGGACCCGTTTCTATTACCTTGGCGATTGTTTTTTAGAAATTTTCACATACTATTagagcaacttcaacggactgATCCAAACAGACGGCGATTTCGTCCGTTTTTTATCCGTTTGGATCGGCCGCCCGTCCGGCGTCCGCCCTGTTTTTTGTATGGGTCGGCAGCgcgtccaacgcgccgacccatatgtGCAGGCGTGGCCGGCTGGCCGCCCAATTTTATATTGATTTGCATTCAAACATATTGTGAAATGAAATAACAAGCAAAATAGTTTAGCCGCCCAAATAAATAGTATAGTTTCACAGACCAAATacaaataaaaatgtttcacatagttttgcaaacgaataaaagaagatacatctattggttgtcaACATGAGTCCACATATACTCAATCAAATCATTTCGCAGTTGCATGTGAGTTTCCCAATCACACATGTCTTCATGAAACTGAGTGAACTGCTCAAATGTTGGCGCTACTGATggagttatgtacctagggtagggtcatggatctgtccaacatatcctccccaaggacatctctacaaagaatcagaagcagtcgaagagaaactatcatccactcgaccatgaagatgtgctcactcgaccaccttgaagacactcgaccaccagaagactaGAAAccttccactctgcaacggtcagggtttaaaccatag from Triticum dicoccoides isolate Atlit2015 ecotype Zavitan chromosome 6A, WEW_v2.0, whole genome shotgun sequence encodes:
- the LOC119318256 gene encoding uncharacterized protein LOC119318256 isoform X4, translated to MDGRPRTPSTPHPCHGRSAPNSFDAAAMASYARSACGVGGLGELRRHLPPPPSPPTRTAGSRSPLLFRVCRQGGAAPDAGRSSSRGCGGAAPAAGRSSSRGCGGAAQSAGRSRLEAIAAGACVLFLPLVRVCRFLPLPAAGECGLFLLWEKARWGDGERVFALLGGMLGVRAGAPLVPN
- the LOC119318256 gene encoding uncharacterized protein LOC119318256 isoform X1 gives rise to the protein MDGRPRTPSTPHPCHGRSAPNSFDAAAMASYARSACGVGGLGELRRHLPPPPSPPTRTAGSRSPLLFRVCRQGGAAPDAGRSSSRGCGGAAPAAGRSSSRGCGGAAQSAGRSRLEAIAAGACVLFLPLGKGPLGRWREGVRAVGRDAWCSGWGSSRPELIRSIHAQIPSERIVRCAEVPDRTFGRYRRPCLNIQQLQCVVSSLSNSMAKRTGGSTYNLPFFPHLLYDTSSRILCGKI
- the LOC119318256 gene encoding uncharacterized protein LOC119318256 isoform X2, with product MDGRPRTPSTPHPCHGRSAPNSFDAAAMASYARSACGVGGLGELRRHLPPPPSPPTRTAGSRSPLLFRVCRQGGAAPDAGRSSSRGCGGAAPAAGRSSSRGCGGAAQSAGRSRLEAIAAGKRPVGAMERGCSRCWEGCLVFGLGLLSSRTNSFDPCPDSFRTNRSVCGGPRPNVRPLSASMP
- the LOC119318256 gene encoding uncharacterized protein LOC119318256 isoform X3 is translated as MDGRPRTPSTPHPCHGRSAPNSFDAAAMASYARSACGVGGLGELRRHLPPPPSPPTRTAGSRSPLLFRVCRQGGAAPDAGRSSSRGCGGAAPAAGRSSSRGCGGAAQSAGRSRLEAIAAGQKEPEGVPTTFLSFLIYCMTHHQEFYVAKSNNNYLTTIRDALKASPTTVNLVLVNFPPRT